The following are encoded together in the Effusibacillus lacus genome:
- a CDS encoding efflux RND transporter periplasmic adaptor subunit, giving the protein MKRKIILLVLLAVMLGSGAGIGYYYWYQEAHYVKTEDARIAGDIYRVMPRIAGKLTQFGIKEGDAVGKDQIVGQQDIGNLPNSMLENAVLRSPVEGTVIKTLAHVGEVVSPGQTVAMVVNKKNLYVSANIEETDLQKVQTGQYAEFTVDSFPGHTFNGKVAEIGEATASTFALLPAMNTSGNFTKVTQRVPIKIAIENPQGVRLSPGMSAVVKIHLKAR; this is encoded by the coding sequence ATGAAGCGAAAAATCATTCTGTTGGTCCTATTGGCCGTCATGCTGGGGAGCGGTGCGGGAATCGGTTATTACTACTGGTACCAGGAAGCCCATTACGTAAAGACGGAAGACGCCCGCATCGCCGGCGACATTTACCGGGTGATGCCGCGGATTGCCGGGAAACTGACCCAGTTTGGCATCAAGGAAGGAGATGCCGTGGGGAAAGATCAGATTGTCGGTCAACAGGACATCGGCAATTTGCCGAACAGCATGCTGGAAAACGCTGTGCTTCGCTCGCCGGTGGAGGGCACGGTGATCAAGACCCTGGCGCATGTCGGGGAAGTGGTGTCTCCGGGCCAGACGGTTGCGATGGTGGTGAACAAAAAGAATCTGTACGTGTCTGCCAACATTGAAGAAACCGATCTGCAAAAAGTTCAAACGGGCCAGTACGCGGAGTTTACGGTGGACAGTTTCCCCGGCCATACCTTCAACGGGAAGGTGGCGGAGATAGGGGAAGCGACCGCTTCCACTTTTGCACTGCTGCCCGCGATGAATACCAGCGGCAACTTTACGAAGGTCACCCAGCGGGTGCCGATCAAAATTGCGATTGAGAATCCGCAAGGGGTGCGGCTGTCTCCGGGCATGAGCGCCGTCGTCAAGATCCATTTGAAAGCAAGGTAG
- a CDS encoding MarR family winged helix-turn-helix transcriptional regulator — protein sequence MKEKAAEIRQLFRRINKLFEKIVARDLAELGITVPQILVMKQIYHEPRTIGQISEAVHLSYSTVSGIIDRLERQGLVERQRDETDRRVIWIHNTGRVEQIRSQIPALRDEYFADLLKGLTEAEVDTVVRALQLLYKHLEEKDGGTK from the coding sequence ATGAAAGAGAAAGCGGCGGAAATCCGCCAGTTGTTTCGGAGAATCAACAAGCTCTTTGAGAAAATCGTGGCCCGCGATCTGGCCGAATTGGGCATAACGGTGCCGCAGATCCTGGTGATGAAGCAGATTTACCATGAACCCCGGACGATCGGGCAGATCAGTGAAGCGGTCCATCTGTCCTACAGCACCGTATCGGGCATCATCGACCGCCTGGAACGGCAGGGACTGGTCGAGCGCCAGCGGGATGAAACGGATCGCCGGGTGATCTGGATCCACAACACCGGCAGGGTGGAACAGATCAGGAGCCAGATTCCCGCACTGCGAGACGAATATTTTGCCGATCTGCTGAAAGGGCTGACGGAAGCGGAAGTCGATACGGTTGTACGGGCGCTGCAGCTGCTGTACAAACACTTGGAGGAGAAAGACGGGGGTACCAAATGA
- a CDS encoding copper amine oxidase N-terminal domain-containing protein, whose amino-acid sequence MRFMRTIGCTLALVSLLAAPPVADAQSLSIVSITVNGKQVPLSDSVPYLDSESGRVMVPIRFVAEHMGAAVNWNESAQQATIVLNSRQITLTIGQKTAYVNWQPYQLETAPVLRNGRTYVPVRFVGEALGANLYWHENTKTVEIVQNNGSSTPDYSDPYTPGTPSGDQSDYGDDWDTFSHKWDEYSIQYPEDWPKPRVVPGYVKWELDDDDEDAYAYIRFSRTTPVSNPIGEDDADPIDLNDGTDAEYEKDEYSNRTVYMMRVDEGDYEATLYVSLPDDMDDDYDIKKMFRSFEVEEEDGNEDLVDYVNTKYFFSLQYPEEWDDGDNDVDTHSNGIEWDLSHADVEFYAYDEEDLDWDDLEDDYADADEEELRDGTDAYLWIDDDGSYVDYVFFFRKNDVVYKGEARVHEDYQDEYEDEILDMFKSVVAD is encoded by the coding sequence ATGCGGTTTATGAGAACAATCGGGTGCACGCTGGCTTTGGTGTCCTTGCTCGCGGCACCGCCGGTTGCGGATGCCCAAAGTCTGAGCATCGTCTCCATTACAGTAAACGGAAAACAGGTACCGCTTTCCGATTCCGTACCTTATCTTGATTCTGAGAGCGGCAGGGTAATGGTGCCGATCCGGTTTGTTGCGGAACATATGGGGGCTGCCGTGAACTGGAACGAGTCCGCACAGCAAGCCACCATTGTTCTCAATTCCAGACAGATTACTCTGACCATCGGGCAAAAAACGGCCTATGTAAACTGGCAACCTTATCAATTGGAAACGGCGCCTGTATTGAGGAACGGTCGTACATACGTGCCTGTAAGGTTTGTCGGAGAGGCCTTGGGCGCCAATCTATACTGGCACGAAAACACAAAGACGGTAGAGATTGTGCAAAACAATGGATCCTCTACGCCTGACTACAGTGATCCCTATACCCCTGGCACCCCTTCTGGCGACCAGTCGGATTACGGGGATGACTGGGACACTTTTTCCCACAAATGGGACGAGTATTCGATTCAGTACCCGGAGGATTGGCCAAAGCCGAGAGTTGTGCCCGGGTATGTCAAATGGGAACTGGATGATGACGATGAGGACGCCTATGCGTACATTCGCTTCTCGCGAACCACTCCGGTTTCCAATCCGATTGGAGAGGATGACGCCGATCCGATTGATCTGAATGACGGGACCGATGCCGAATACGAGAAAGACGAATATTCAAACCGGACCGTCTACATGATGCGTGTGGACGAAGGGGATTACGAAGCCACCCTTTATGTCAGCTTGCCGGATGACATGGATGACGATTACGACATTAAGAAAATGTTCCGGAGCTTTGAAGTGGAGGAGGAAGACGGGAACGAGGATCTCGTTGACTATGTGAACACCAAGTACTTCTTCTCCTTGCAGTATCCGGAAGAATGGGATGATGGCGACAATGATGTGGACACCCATTCGAACGGAATTGAGTGGGATCTGTCTCATGCAGATGTGGAATTCTATGCCTATGACGAAGAGGACCTCGATTGGGACGACCTGGAGGACGACTACGCTGACGCCGACGAAGAAGAACTGCGGGACGGCACGGATGCCTATCTCTGGATCGACGATGATGGAAGCTATGTCGACTACGTGTTCTTTTTCCGCAAGAACGACGTGGTGTACAAAGGGGAAGCCCGGGTCCACGAGGATTACCAGGATGAGTACGAGGACGAGATCCTAGATATGTTTAAGAGTGTGGTGGCGGATTGA
- a CDS encoding efflux RND transporter periplasmic adaptor subunit produces MNRKLVVIGMVSALSLSVLAGCSGTNDKEAMATVDPGANAVTVKVEDVKEGEVNEPIRLLAEVSANTSLGILPKVGGTLQEIFVKKGDAVKKGQVLARLDQKDYVLGVKAAEAQLGVARANLQSLNGDETAKRSLEIAQANYDRVKALYNSKAVSQSQLEQAEAQLLQAQSQFALAQANVRQAEVGLEKASSSLDDTNIRATVDGIITAVHFEVGESVSPQSPVFNLINIDPVLVKLNVAETHLSKFKQGMEVEVQTQTGPYKGKVTFISLEADAQSKMYPVEIEIPNGEGKLLPGMKADVFAKDAESKKGLLVSTDAIVEQDGKKFVYVIEGDKAVKREVTVAEGNTTKVIVQQGLNAGDKVVVKGQSNLKDGSTIKVEQ; encoded by the coding sequence ATGAATCGGAAACTGGTAGTCATAGGAATGGTGAGTGCGCTGTCGCTGTCTGTCCTGGCGGGCTGTTCCGGCACCAATGACAAGGAAGCGATGGCAACGGTTGACCCGGGCGCCAATGCCGTAACTGTGAAAGTGGAAGATGTGAAAGAGGGAGAGGTCAACGAACCGATCCGTCTTCTGGCGGAAGTGTCCGCCAACACCAGCCTTGGGATTCTGCCCAAGGTGGGAGGCACCCTGCAGGAGATCTTTGTGAAGAAAGGCGATGCGGTGAAGAAGGGCCAGGTGCTGGCCCGGCTGGATCAAAAGGATTATGTGCTCGGCGTGAAAGCGGCGGAAGCGCAGCTGGGTGTGGCGAGGGCCAACCTGCAGTCGCTGAACGGGGATGAGACGGCGAAGCGCAGCCTGGAGATTGCGCAGGCGAACTATGACCGGGTGAAGGCGCTGTATAACAGCAAAGCCGTCTCCCAGTCGCAGCTGGAGCAGGCGGAGGCGCAGCTGCTGCAGGCGCAAAGCCAGTTCGCACTGGCGCAGGCCAACGTCCGCCAGGCGGAAGTGGGGCTTGAGAAAGCCAGTTCCTCGCTGGATGACACCAACATTCGCGCAACGGTTGACGGCATCATCACTGCCGTTCACTTTGAGGTTGGCGAGTCGGTCAGTCCGCAAAGCCCGGTTTTTAACCTGATCAATATCGACCCTGTGCTGGTAAAGCTGAATGTGGCGGAAACCCACCTGTCCAAGTTCAAGCAGGGCATGGAGGTCGAAGTGCAAACCCAAACCGGTCCGTACAAGGGGAAGGTCACCTTCATCAGCTTGGAAGCGGATGCCCAATCGAAAATGTACCCGGTGGAAATTGAAATTCCGAATGGCGAGGGCAAGCTGCTGCCCGGCATGAAGGCGGATGTGTTTGCAAAGGATGCGGAGAGCAAGAAAGGGCTCCTCGTCTCCACCGATGCCATCGTCGAGCAGGACGGCAAGAAGTTCGTCTATGTAATTGAAGGCGACAAAGCGGTCAAGCGCGAAGTCACAGTCGCAGAAGGCAACACCACCAAAGTGATCGTCCAGCAAGGACTCAACGCCGGCGACAAAGTCGTCGTTAAGGGTCAATCGAACCTGAAAGACGGGTCGACGATCAAGGTTGAGCAGTAA